The genomic segment GCAGACACGGGCAAAAGACGGATTGGAGGTCAGATGCATATGAACATTTTCCGGCTCGGCAGGAAAACCCATAAGAGTTGTTCCGATAAAACTATTGAACATGGCAAAAAAGCATTTTGGTTTTTTGCCATCCTTGCGGAATGGAACAATGCCGGGTGCTATTGAAGATGGAGAAACAATTGAATAGGGAACCGTCTTAAATTCAGGTTCATAAATAACAGGTGAATTCTTGTCAACAGTAGGACGATTGGAAAGAATTCTCAAGGCCGCCTCTTCTTTGCTCTCATCAATAATCTCTGTGTTAGTATTATTGGCGGTTTTATTGGCACATGTATTAAAATGATATAAAGCATTATAATACATGACACCAATGGCCAGATAATCCTGCCAGGGCATATTTTTCAGCAGAGGATACCATGGGGTAAACGGTGAGTTAAGAAGCAGTTCGTCGTCTTTATTTACCACAACAACTAAAGGTATCTGTACAATAGGTGGCGATGAGATATTTAACATAATATTAGTTCCTTTTAGTAAGATATATACCATTATATATTTAGTAGTTTTGTAAACTTGTCTTCAATGAGAATTTCTCATTGAAGATTTCAAATATATCCCCATATCATATTTTTTAATGAGAAGCAACAATTATTATGCTATTTTTTTATTATTTAAATTAGTTATATCGTTATTTCAAAATGAAGTGCAAAAATATAATCGCATACGATATTTATATTTGATTTATAAATTTACAAAACAATATAATTCGTATTGGTGGCACGTATTTGATATTATAGTGTATTTTACGTTTATGCGTAGGCTCTATAAATAAAGCAAACTATCTGCCATCATGGTCTACGACACTACTTGTTGATGCAATGTATTATCATGCTGCTAAAGTTTGCTATAAAAATGCCAAGTCAGCCTTGAAAGACATCGGTAAATCCAGAAAATATTTTTTAGATTTACGCAATAATGAATCTGCAATTATAGGACGCTATAATGGTAATACTTCTGAGGCATATAGTGAATTAGAACCCATTTACATACAAATGGAAAATGCAGAACATAAAATAGGAGCTTCATATGGGCCATACTTTCAAAATATTTCTTTAACTCATATTTTATGTACTACTTCAGCGGAATCACATATCAATATAAAATCAAAAGAATGTTTGAAAGGTAAATTCAGAGATATTTTTGAAAAAGTATCTCTTGAAGGAAAATGGCTTTTTTTACCAAAATTTATTGGCGAAAATAGTTTCGATCAAGGAGCTGAACCATTTCAAAGTTTTTCTAAACTAATAAAAATCAGAAACGAACTTATTCATTACAAGGGTAAAAAGGAAAATTGGGAAAGTTTTGAAGTTGGTATGCCAAAATTTGTTACCAATCTCGGTCTCTCCCTTAGTATGGCAAGAAAATCTTTACAAGTGATAAAGGAAATGATTTTAGAATTATCGAAACTTATAGATCATGAACCTCCATACTGGCTTAGAGATGGTTATGATAATTTACCAACTGATATCGTAACGAATTTTTTTGAGATAAAAATAAAAGATAACAATTCTAAGATATAAAAATCATTATTTTAAAAAAATACTATTGTGACTAATGGTGAAAAATGGCTTTAGCAAATTGCATCAAATGCGGAAATAAAATTTCTGAAAGGGCAATAAAATGTCCGAAATGTGGAATTAATGATCCCATTAAAAAGGAACTTTTTTGCAACATTTGTAGTTCTCCTCTTCCAGTTAATTTTCAAGGGACTTGTCCTGAATGCGGTGATCCGAATCCAGAACCCATAGAAATAGAAAAGAGAAAATTAGAAACAAAAGAAAAAATTCAGATGACAAAAACAATAACAATAGGCAAGGGCAGTGTTATAACAAACGGGAATCTGCCACCGGAAATTCTTTCCCACCAAGTCAGCCAGCAGGGAACTCTTTCACAAAGGCTTGAAGCTCTTGAAAAAGAATTAATTATATTCGCACTTGAAAAATTCGATTGGGTTCAGACCAAAGCTGCTCAGTCACTTGGTATAAGTGAGAGGGTACTGAGGTATAAAATGAAAAAATTTATAATTTCAAAAGAATAAAAAATAAAAGCCTAACCCGGCGCTGAACTCGTTGCGACATGTAAGTCGCTGATTTTATTGTTAATACTTGATTCTCATTGAATGAGAATCAAGCAAAATTAACCTGTCTTATTGCAGACAGTTTTCTACTCCGACATGCACTTTCACCGCTGGTGTCTGATGTATGAAGCTTGGAGGACAACGTAGCCCGTGTCCGTAAGGACTGGAGAGCAAACCGTGAGGGGGACTCAACTCTGGAAGCATCGAACTGGAGCGGGAGCCAGGAATGATGATATGGATAACACATGTGAACTGCTGATAAACGTCGTGAGCGCCAGTAAGCCAAAGATGCTGACAGGCTTGAACCAAAAAGGTAAGGGGTTTGGTCAGAGCGTTCGAGTTTCGCTCTGCGCAATCTACGATTCCCCCGGCGGAAAGGCAGATCCTAAGTCATCGTGTAAAATCAGTGGAACATGGTAAGCCTGACTGTCTCCGCAAATGCGGAAACCGACCCGCAAGGGCAGGCCACAGGCAGGCAGGTATGGGAGGCTGGAAAAAGCGAATGCCGTGCTGTAATGGTGCGGACAAGGGTTCAAAATTTGCCCTGACTCGAAAGAGTGCAGACTTCCAGCAGGTGGCGAATTACGAGAAAGATTATAAAAGGTATAACCACAGTTGCACGGCAGACGATGGCAAAGACCATTGACGGCGCTGCGGGCGGGTAACCGCAAACTTAGTAATAATCCATATCGTAAAGGCAGTAAAGCTGAATGAGAAATATACAGGAAATAATGCCGGTCTGACTTGACAAAAGGAAAGAATGGCATTACAAGCGAAAATGGAATCTAACAGAATTACTGCCGGATGCTTCACGGCATTTTATCGCTGCTTGAGCCGTATGAGGTGAAAGTCTCACGTACGGTTCTTAGGGGGGAAGGGAGCAGTAATGCTCCTGACCTACCCGGCTTGCGACATGTAAGTCGCTGATTTTATTGTTAATACTTGATTCTCATTGAATGAGAATCAAGCAAAATTAACCTGTCTTATTGCAGACAGTTTTCTACTCCGACATGCACTTTCACCGCTGGTGTCTGATGTATGAAGCTTGGAGGACAACGTAGCCCGTGTCCGTAAGGACTGGAGAGCAAACCGTGAGGGGGACTCAACTCTGGAAGCATCGAACTGGAGCGGGAGCCAGGAATGATGATATGGATAACACATGTGAACTGCTGATAAACGTCGTGAGCGCCAGTAAGCCAAAGATGCTGACAGGCTTGAACCAAAAAGGTAAGGGGTTTGGTCAGAGCGTTCGAGTTTCGCTCTGCGCAATCTACGATTCCCCCGGCGGAAAGGCAGATCCTAAGTCATCGTGTAAAATCAGTGGAACATGGTAAGCCTGACTGTCTCCGCAAATGCGGAAACCGACCCGCAAGGGCAGGCCACAGGCAGGCAGGTATGGGAGGCTGGAAAAAGCGAATGCCGTGCTGTAATGGTGCGGACAAGGGTTCAAAATTTGCCCTGACTCGAAAGAGTGCAGACTTCCAGCAGGTGGCGAATTACGAGAAAGATTATAAAAGGTATAACCACAGTTGCACGGCAGACGATGGCAAAGACCATTGACGGCGCTGCGGGCGGGTAACCGCAAACTTAGTAATAATCCATATCGTAAAGGCAGTAAAGCTGAATGAGAAATATACAGGAAATAATGCCGGTCTGACTTGACAAAAGGAAAGAATGGCATTACAAGCGAAAATGGAATCTAACAGAATTACTGCCGGATGCTTCACGGCATTTTATCGCTGCTTGAGCCGTATGAGGTGAAAGTCTCACGTACGGTTCTTAGGGGGGAAGGGAGCAGTAATGCTCCTGACCTACCCGGCTTGCGACATGTAAGTCGCTGATTTTATTGTTAATACTTGATTCTCATTGAATGAGAATCAAGCAAAATTAACCTGTCTTATTGCAGACAGTTTCCTACTCCGACATGCACTTTCACCGCTGGTGTCTGATGTATGAAGCTTGGAGGACAACGTAGCCCGTGTCCGTAAGGACTGGAGAGCAAACCGTGAGGGGGACTCAACTCTGGAAGCATCGAACCGGAGCGGGAGCCAGGAATGATGATATGGATAACACATGTGAACTGCTGATAAACGTCGT from the Desulfonema limicola genome contains:
- a CDS encoding helix-turn-helix domain-containing protein codes for the protein MALANCIKCGNKISERAIKCPKCGINDPIKKELFCNICSSPLPVNFQGTCPECGDPNPEPIEIEKRKLETKEKIQMTKTITIGKGSVITNGNLPPEILSHQVSQQGTLSQRLEALEKELIIFALEKFDWVQTKAAQSLGISERVLRYKMKKFIISKE